From a region of the Daphnia magna isolate NIES linkage group LG1, ASM2063170v1.1, whole genome shotgun sequence genome:
- the LOC116936563 gene encoding uncharacterized protein LOC116936563 isoform X2 — MNLFSLVYLITSFYPGCSQHVLQSEAVLYLRVLATTRRHYCWCFIRGNKKFLSIFLIMVVITLNMIVCSVLLLIVAVKNRNQKLLLPWLIVGASTFTIGIIIIYLLLNLVAYIGPSSIVALLFWLVVYSYYQQLEKNQQETFTQFIF, encoded by the exons ATGAACTTGTTTAGTTTAGTGTACTTGATTACTTCTTTCTATCCAGGTTGCAGCCAACATGTGCTGCAATCTGAGGCAGTGCTGTACCTCCGAGTCTTGGCTACGACTAGGCGCCATTATTGTTGGTGTTTTATCCGTG GAAACAAGAAGTTCTTGTCCATTTTCTTGATAATGGTTGTCATCACACTCAACATGATTGTTTGCTCAGTTCTGCTTCTGATTGTTGCCGTAAAGAACCGTAACCAGAAGCTTCTTCTGCCCTGGCTTATTGTTGGAGCATCAACATTCACCATAGgaattattataatttatcTCCTGTTAAATCTGGTAGCTTACATTGGCCCTAGCAGCATCGTCG CACTTTTATTCTGGTTGGTGGTCTACAGCTACTATCAACAGCTAGAGAAAAATCAACAAGAAACGTTCACTCAATTCATTTTCTAG
- the LOC116936563 gene encoding uncharacterized protein LOC116936563 isoform X1 codes for MCCNLRQCCTSESWLRLGAIIVGVLSVTQGIMGFILASFGATHILPYYTGNKKFLSIFLIMVVITLNMIVCSVLLLIVAVKNRNQKLLLPWLIVGASTFTIGIIIIYLLLNLVAYIGPSSIVALLFWLVVYSYYQQLEKNQQETFTQFIF; via the exons ATGTGCTGCAATCTGAGGCAGTGCTGTACCTCCGAGTCTTGGCTACGACTAGGCGCCATTATTGTTGGTGTTTTATCCGTG ACTCAGGGAATTATGGGCTTTATTCTTGCTTCGTTTGGTGCCACCCACATCTTGCCTTACTACACAG GAAACAAGAAGTTCTTGTCCATTTTCTTGATAATGGTTGTCATCACACTCAACATGATTGTTTGCTCAGTTCTGCTTCTGATTGTTGCCGTAAAGAACCGTAACCAGAAGCTTCTTCTGCCCTGGCTTATTGTTGGAGCATCAACATTCACCATAGgaattattataatttatcTCCTGTTAAATCTGGTAGCTTACATTGGCCCTAGCAGCATCGTCG CACTTTTATTCTGGTTGGTGGTCTACAGCTACTATCAACAGCTAGAGAAAAATCAACAAGAAACGTTCACTCAATTCATTTTCTAG
- the LOC116936563 gene encoding uncharacterized protein LOC116936563 isoform X3, whose protein sequence is MCCNLRQCCTSESWLRLGAIIVGVLSVTQGIMGFILASFGATHILPYYTGNKKFLSIFLIMVVITLNMIVCSVLLLIVAVKNRNQKLLLPWLIVGASTFTIGIIIIYLLLNLVAYIGPSSIVALLFWLVVYSYYQQLEKNQQET, encoded by the exons ATGTGCTGCAATCTGAGGCAGTGCTGTACCTCCGAGTCTTGGCTACGACTAGGCGCCATTATTGTTGGTGTTTTATCCGTG ACTCAGGGAATTATGGGCTTTATTCTTGCTTCGTTTGGTGCCACCCACATCTTGCCTTACTACACAG GAAACAAGAAGTTCTTGTCCATTTTCTTGATAATGGTTGTCATCACACTCAACATGATTGTTTGCTCAGTTCTGCTTCTGATTGTTGCCGTAAAGAACCGTAACCAGAAGCTTCTTCTGCCCTGGCTTATTGTTGGAGCATCAACATTCACCATAGgaattattataatttatcTCCTGTTAAATCTGGTAGCTTACATTGGCCCTAGCAGCATCGTCG CACTTTTATTCTGGTTGGTGGTCTACAGCTACTATCAACAGCTAGAGAAAAATCAACAAGAAAC TTAA
- the LOC116936559 gene encoding uncharacterized protein LOC116936559: MALCKLTQCCCGCSLQTGTKVIGVWFLLGATGRLVQAFSQMLASFDREDGDSMLLDSISWMIGSVAAIAATVSVLVAAWNNRHPVLIVPWLVLKSVSLTVGIAFVSYKGVSFTRANGSSSGICYFAVALVATAIVSYSWLVIYSYYHELVATGKKLAKCDEEKAMKFGAC, translated from the exons ATGGCACTTTGCAAATTGACACAATGCTGTTGCGGTTGCTCACTCCAAACCGGAACCAAAGTGATTGGCGTTTGGTTTTTG CTAGGTGCAACTGGAAGACTTGTTCAGGCTTTTAGTCAGATGCTCGCCAGTTTCGACCGAGAAGATG GAGACAGCATGCTTCTCGATTCCATTAGCTGGATGATCGGATCGGTTGCTGCAATCGCAGCCACCGTTTCTGTACTAGTTGCCGCCTGGAATAATCGCCATCCGGTGCTTATTGTACCCTGGCTCGTATTAAAATCTGTATCTTTGACTGTAGGTATTGCATTTGTGTCCTACAAGGGTGTTAGCTTTACAAGAGCTAATGGCAGTTCCAGTGGTATTTGTTACTTTGCTGTTGCCCTTGTTGCAACAG CTATTGTTTCCTATTCCTGGTTGGTTATCTACAGTTATTACCATGAACTGGTGGCGACTGGGAAGAAGTTAGCAAAATGCGACGAAGAAAAGGCGATGAAATTTGGTGCATGTTAA
- the LOC116936555 gene encoding acyl-CoA dehydrogenase family member 11, whose product MFSVLPKKIVSPVLYSFPIKYVSSTSINCNTAIGIPFAKAKEGSFVQDAPHLENSFEGDAFLKRNLERILPNNVYSDVKKELSAFGARVATDIYKLGRECELSPPYMKLQDAWANPHNRVVTCESWKELKRVSAREGMVALAYERNPKHQGFSRFIQMSKNYLFYPSSGLYSCPLAMTDGAAKTLEVSGFKDHGGAYKNLTSRDPERFWTSGQWMTEKRGGSDVAGGTETLAVQDPNFRNMYKLYGYKFFSSATDADVALTLARVVDPATGKTTAGTRGLSLFLVHVDQPSNLHLIRLKEKLGTKQLPTGELLLDGMNAELLSEPGRGVASISHMLNITRLHNASASVSAMRRIISLARDYSNRRIAFGKTIRNHPLHVRTLADMELECRAGFVLFAEAARLLSLEESGAASNDQQQLLRLLLPLLKLYTGKQCIKVVSEGVESFGGQGYMEDTGIPVILRDAQVTPIWEGTTNILSLDVLRAVAKTEGQVLVAYYQRIQGVLDSSVNPSLSECCSLLEQYRSQLISFAQNNSDQLEYVARDFSFGLARTLAGALLLEHASWSGAVESDVAAAERWLRQRDLVAQSLAVEKICNPSVTSIQKLDEALVFDGYDAKNLLSPLF is encoded by the exons ATGTTTTCGGTTCTaccaaaaaaaatagtatCTCCCGTTTTGTACAGCTTTCCAATTAAATATGTTAGCTCAACTTCTATTAATTGTAATACCGCCATCGGCATCCCATTTGCGAAAGCCAAGGAGGGAAGTTTTGTACAAGATGCTCCGCACCTAGAAAATTCATTTGAAGGCGACGCTTTTCTTAAGAGAAACTTGGAGCGTATTTTGCCGAATAAC GTTTATAGTGATGTGAAAAAGGAATTATCAGCCTTTGGTGCTCGTGTAGCTACAGACATCTACAA GCTGGGTAGAGAATGTGAACTGAGTCCTCCTTACATGAAGCTTCAAGATGCCTGGGCAAACCCTCATAACAGAGTTG TAACTTGTGAATCTTGGAAGGAACTGAAACGAGTGTCAGCTAGAGAGGGCATGGTTGCTCTAGCATATGAAAGGAATCCAAAGCACCAAGGGTTTAGCCGCTTTATTCAGATGTcaaaaaattatcttttttatCCTTCATCAGGACTCTATAGCTGCCCACTAGCCATGACTGATGGAGCTGCAAAAACCTTAGAG GTGAGTGGATTTAAGGATCATGGTGGAGcatataaaaatttaacatcaagGGACCCGGAGAGGTTTTGGACATCTGGCCAGTGGATGACGGAAAAAAGAG GTGGTTCGGACGTGGCGGGCGGCACTGAAACTCTGGCAGTGCAAGACCCAAACTTCAGAAATATGTACAAGCTTTATGGCTACAAGTTTTTCAGTTCAGCGACGGATGCCGATGTCGCTTTGACACTGGCGCGCGTAGTAGATCCTGCTACAGGCAAAACTACAGCT GGAACTAGAGGGTTGTCGTTGTTCCTTGTCCATGTGGACCAACCGAGCAATTTACACCTGATTCGTCTGAAGGAAAAATTGGGTACTAAGCAATTACCTACTGGCGAACTCTTACTGGATGGAATGAATGCTGAGTTACTAAGTGAACCTGGCCGAGGAGTTGCTTCAATTTCTCACATGCTGAACATTACTAGACTGCATAACGCATCCGCATCGGTCTCTGCAATGCGACG AATCATCAGTTTAGCTCGGGATTATAGTAATAGGCGAATAGCATTTGGAAAAACCATTCGTAATCACCCGTTGCATGTTCGCACGTTGGCGGATATGGAACTAGAATGCAGAGCTGGATTTGTCTTGTTTGCCGAAGCCGCACGTTTGCTCAGTTTAGAAGAAAGTGGAGCCGCCAGTAACGATCAGCAACAATTACTCCGTCTGCTCCTCCCGCTCCTGAAACTGTATACAGGAAAACAGTGTATAAAAGTAGTTTCCGAAGGGGTTGAATCATTCGGGGGTCAAGGGTACATGGAAGACACAG GCATTCCCGTAATTTTACGTGACGCCCAG GTAACACCTATTTGGGAAGGGACAACCAACATTTTGAGTTTGGATGTACTTCGCGCAGTGGCAAAAACTGAAGGACAAGTTTTGGTTGCTTATTATCAAAGGATCCAAGGTGTCCTCGATTCTTCCGTAAATCCCTCTCTATCTGAGTGTTGTTCTCTGCTAGAGCAATACCGTTCCCAGTTGATATCTTTTGCTCAGAATAATTCTGACCAGTTGGAGTATGTTGCACGTGACTTTTCTTTCGGCCTGGCTCGTACTCTAGCTGGTGCTTTACTCCTGGAACATGCTTCTTGGAGTGGGGCAGTCGAAAGTGATGTTGCTGCCGCCGAGCGTTGGCTCAGACAACGAGATCTTGTTGCTCAGTCACTGGCGGTAGAAAAAATTTGCAACCCATCTGTAACATCTATCCAGAAACTTGATGAGGCTTTAGTTTTTGATGGATACGATGCAAAAAATTTGCTATCGCCTCTGTTTTAA
- the LOC116936558 gene encoding uncharacterized protein LOC116936558, which yields MCCKLNRFCCCAFSLQTGTKVIANVYLLIEVLVLTYFGISEYTGLFSSTDLITMVVLAMLSTILVLISATKDSKASFLMPWLFMCAILILGGMGYVGWIVIQTGGHAVIIFGFMLVGLAGLEVAVVSVASVIGAALFLYNWLVVFNYYHHLVEKKRQPFEEDAASISYIKYP from the exons ATGTGCTGTAAATTGAACCGATTTTGTTGCTGTGCCTTTTCGCTGCAAACGGGTACGAAAGTCATTGCCAATGTTTATTTG CTTATTGAGGTTCTAGTGCTCACGTACTTTGGAATATCAGAGTACACAGGATTATTTTCCTCTacag ATTTAATCACGATGGTGGTATTAGCCATGTTAAGCACGATCCTGGTTCTCATCTCTGCCACAAAGGATAGTAAAGCGTCGTTTCTCATGCCTTGGCTCTTCATGTGCGCCATTTTGATTCTTGGTGGAATGGGTTACGTTGGATGGATCGTCATTCAAACTGGAGGTCATGCAGTCATCATCTTTGGCTTCATGTTGGTCGGATTAGCTGGTCTTGAAGTGGCAGTCGTTTCAGTAGCTTCGGTTATTGGAGCAG CCCTTTTTCTGTATAACTGGTTGGTCGTCTTCAATTACTACCATCACCTggtggaaaagaaaaggcagcCTTTTGAGGAAGATGCTGCCTCCATCAGTTACATAAAGTATCCTTAA
- the LOC116936556 gene encoding mitochondrial RNA pseudouridine synthase Rpusd4 — protein sequence MTLNAARILLTIAPIRWNSKASSAYRLQSLFTSSQVSQSNEQAFWDSEGSIIVDQTKQTGDLKHHVVNKQKESRKEDSEIVRITSFGHVRLDLDNPPIEHKDLNISKEPDSFNFIDYQFFGGKLSTKETPYPTTENPKFQASDVPIDTNPVDQEYFYPSSAETEKANEVLSAPSASELEFDENEVDDQYFGKKSTTSAPQAPLGKVSAYTYLKSLQGKHVLSLNSKTDDSTNNDDKSTKKIYEEMLPNLFKMPNDDIVFLLKKSIIYNKDGIVALDKPYGLVSTDADGNSTIVLANLLPALSRVLRVEKLYTVHRLDRDTTGVLLLASNQVVANKLNKLFFDQQIKKKYVAITKGIPHIREGTISIPLTEKSMGERQRMTLRPVKVHSKDSVASSKYNAKGKSFHAVTHFKVKKSSVGAAFVELEPETGVRHQLRVHLSEGLNCPILGDHKYSHDDKYAPQKLPQTMLDLLAVKQSKVRNIPMHLHAASIVIPGFGEEGKELCINSPLPQFFRYTMKKLKLFKPKTE from the exons ATGACTCTTAATGCAGCTCGCATTCTCTTAACTATAGCTCCGATTCGGTGGAATAGTAAGGCAAGTTCAGCCTACAGACTTCAGTCCCTTTTTACAAGCTCTCAAGTTTCCCAGAGCAATGAACAAGCTTTCTGGGACAGTGAAGGGTCAATAATAGTtgatcaaacaaaacaaactggaGATTTGAAGCACCATGTTGTTAATAAACAAAAGGAATCAAGGAAGGAAGATTCTGAAATTGTAAGAATAACCAGCTTTGGGCATGTAAGGTTAGATCTGGATAATCCACCAATTGAACACAAAGACCTCAACATTTCTAAAGAACCAGATTCCTTCAACTTTATTGATTATCAGTTTTTTGGAGGCAAATTGTCTACAAAGGAAACTCCATATCCCACAACAGAAAACCCTAAATTTCAAGCATCAGATGTTCCAATTGACACAAATCCTGTTGACCAGGAATATTTTTATCCCTCTTCAGCTGAAACAGAAAAGGCAAATGAAGTTCTTTCTGCACCTTCTGCCTCTGAGCTTGAATTTGACGAAAATGAAGTTGATGATCAGTATTTTGGAAAGAAAAGTACCACAAGTGCACCACAAGCACCACTAGGGAAAGTATCAGCCTATACCTACCTGAAATCACTTCAAGGCAAACATGTTTTGAGTTTGAACAGTAAAACTGATGACTCAACAAACAATGATGATAAAAGcaccaaaaaaatatatgaagAAATGCTTCccaatttatttaaaatgccAAATGATGATATTGTTTTCCTATTGAAAAAATCCATTATTTACAATAAAG ATGGGATTGTTGCATTAGACAAACCATACGGACTGGTATCGACAGATGCTGATGGAAATTCAACAATTGTTCTCGCTAATCTGCTTCCAGCACTAAGTCGAGTTTTGCGCGTAGAAAAATTATACACTGTCCATAGGCTTGACCGTGATACAACTG GGGTTTTGCTTTTAGCTTCCAATCAAGTCGTTGCTAACAAGCTGAACAAACTCTTTTTCGAtcaacaaataaagaaaaaatacgtAGCCATCACGAAAGGAATTCCTCATATCAGAGAAG ggACCATTAGTATTCCCCTTACAGAAAAAAGTATGGGTGAAAGACAGCGCATGACACTCAGACCAGTTAAAGTTCACAGCAAAGATTCCGTAGCAAGTAGCAAGTATAACGCTAAAGGAAAATCGTTTCACGCCGTCACCCACTTTAAG GTGAAAAAATCCTCTGTAGGCGCCGCCTTTGTGGAGTTAGAACCTGAAACTGGAGTCCGACATCAACTGCGAGTTCATTTAAGTGAAGGCCTTAACTGCCCCATATTAGGTGATCATAAGTATTCACATGACGACAAGTACGCCCCCCAAAAGCTACCGCAAACTATGCTGGATCTTTTAGCTGTCAAACAGTCAAAAGTTAGAAATATTCCCATGCATCTTCATGCAGCTTCCATTGTTATTCCGGGATTTGgcgaagaaggaaaagaactTTGTATTAACTCTCCGCTACCCCAATTTTTCCGATATACGATGAAGAAACTAAAACTATTCAAGCCGAAAACAGAATGA